A genomic stretch from Clostridia bacterium includes:
- a CDS encoding penicillin-binding protein 2, with the protein MKIKKFFNKHNILIIVVIILFLQLVFQLADMQITKGEYYKKLSENEKMRVVEQPAPRGKILDANGIVLADNRPSFTVQMIRNKKTDDNINEIVLKVASILEYNGDEYIDDFPLEIKDKDGQVFFEFRSRDEEQSEEEEMRWKKQNGIRSDYTAKQVLDKYRKKYNIDNKLNDRDALKIIEIRSLIDSHGYYRSYIPVEIALDISQESVAMLETKALELPGINVVYKPIRYYPYNTLACHILGYIGKIPANQSDEYQEKGYNVSSDMIGITGLEGVLEDELAGTKGKKWVYVNNIGRIHKELDKEPPIAGKDVVLTIDKKLQEVAEKTLKMRIDQMKNGELPFKPGVKFPVDIGSVVAIDVNTGGVLAMASYPNYDPNLFATGISTEDWKALNPEYDRIDPTLPRPMVNNAISGAFPPGSTFKMVTATAALQEGAIGVNDKILTKGSYTKYSRTHAPGCWLWNSYRRTHGYENVKDAIRDSCNYYFYEIGDRVGIEKIAEYAKKYGLGQNTGIELSGEVSGNVDGPQHRTPYAKSVINNALKKYIDVDKEGNQQIIDDMIKTPHWGHVRAKLKELGLTDSQLDDVFNIVFRWANWSYWPPTNTLSASIGQGDHNFTPVQLANYVATIVNGGKRYKVHLVKEIVDKNGQRKMVQPEVTEELNVDDKYLEAIKEGMWMVTQPGGTASTYFKDLPFNVGAKTGTAQYIKGKENHSVFVAFAPYEDPQIAVAIIIPGGDTGGYSADIAVEIFKEYLKIDDNETNELIYNGLNR; encoded by the coding sequence TTGAAGATAAAAAAGTTTTTTAATAAACATAATATATTGATTATAGTTGTAATAATTCTATTTCTTCAATTAGTATTTCAGCTGGCTGATATGCAGATAACCAAGGGGGAGTACTATAAAAAGTTATCAGAAAATGAGAAGATGAGAGTGGTAGAGCAGCCGGCACCGAGGGGGAAAATATTGGATGCAAATGGGATAGTCCTAGCAGACAATCGCCCTAGTTTTACTGTACAGATGATCAGGAACAAAAAAACTGACGATAATATAAATGAAATTGTTTTAAAGGTTGCAAGTATATTGGAATATAATGGGGATGAATATATTGATGATTTCCCTTTAGAGATAAAAGATAAAGATGGTCAAGTATTTTTTGAATTTCGGTCTAGGGATGAAGAACAGAGCGAAGAAGAGGAAATGCGATGGAAGAAACAGAATGGGATTAGATCGGATTATACTGCAAAGCAGGTATTGGACAAATATAGAAAGAAATATAATATAGATAATAAATTGAACGATAGGGATGCTCTTAAGATTATAGAGATAAGAAGCTTAATTGATAGCCATGGATATTATAGGAGCTATATTCCGGTGGAAATTGCACTAGATATAAGTCAGGAGTCTGTAGCTATGCTTGAAACCAAGGCCTTGGAGCTTCCTGGGATTAATGTTGTATATAAACCCATAAGGTATTACCCATATAATACACTAGCCTGTCATATATTAGGGTATATAGGCAAAATACCGGCTAATCAATCAGATGAATATCAGGAAAAAGGATATAATGTTTCCAGCGATATGATTGGAATAACAGGATTAGAGGGGGTTTTAGAAGACGAATTAGCAGGAACTAAAGGTAAAAAATGGGTGTATGTGAATAATATCGGCAGGATTCATAAAGAGCTGGATAAAGAACCTCCTATTGCAGGCAAAGATGTAGTTCTTACTATTGATAAAAAATTGCAGGAAGTTGCAGAAAAGACTTTAAAGATGAGAATAGATCAGATGAAAAATGGGGAGCTGCCTTTTAAGCCAGGAGTAAAGTTTCCTGTAGATATAGGGTCGGTTGTTGCAATAGATGTAAATACCGGAGGAGTACTTGCAATGGCAAGTTACCCGAATTATGATCCTAATTTATTTGCAACAGGCATAAGCACAGAAGATTGGAAGGCATTAAATCCGGAATATGATAGAATAGACCCGACATTGCCTAGGCCAATGGTAAATAATGCAATATCAGGAGCTTTTCCACCTGGTTCTACGTTTAAAATGGTAACTGCAACTGCTGCACTTCAGGAAGGTGCTATAGGTGTAAATGATAAGATTCTTACCAAAGGGTCGTATACGAAATATTCTAGAACCCATGCTCCTGGATGCTGGTTATGGAACTCATACAGGAGAACACACGGGTATGAAAATGTAAAGGATGCAATTCGTGATTCATGCAACTATTATTTTTACGAGATAGGTGATAGAGTAGGCATAGAAAAGATTGCGGAATACGCTAAAAAGTATGGACTAGGGCAAAACACCGGAATAGAGCTATCAGGGGAGGTATCGGGTAACGTTGATGGGCCCCAGCACAGAACTCCATATGCAAAATCTGTGATCAATAATGCTTTAAAGAAATATATTGATGTTGATAAAGAGGGAAACCAACAAATCATAGATGATATGATTAAGACCCCTCATTGGGGGCATGTAAGAGCTAAACTTAAGGAACTCGGCTTAACTGATAGTCAGCTTGATGATGTTTTCAATATAGTATTCAGGTGGGCTAATTGGTCATATTGGCCTCCCACTAATACTTTGAGTGCTTCTATTGGTCAAGGGGATCATAATTTTACGCCTGTTCAGCTAGCTAACTATGTTGCAACTATTGTTAATGGTGGAAAGAGATACAAGGTACATCTTGTAAAAGAAATAGTTGATAAAAATGGCCAGAGGAAAATGGTCCAACCTGAAGTGACTGAGGAACTAAATGTAGATGATAAATATCTTGAAGCAATAAAGGAAGGAATGTGGATGGTTACTCAGCCGGGAGGTACTGCATCTACTTACTTTAAAGATTTGCCCTTTAATGTGGGAGCAAAGACAGGAACAGCTCAATATATTAAAGGAAAAGAAAATCACTCTGTTTTTGTTGCATTTGCACCTTATGAGGACCCACAGATAGCAGTTGCTATTA